The genomic stretch CAGGTTTCCCCCATCCAGCATCCTTATTATGCCTATGAGGGCTCTGGGGAGGTCCCCCAAGGGGGCGCGGTCTATGTGGCTGTGCTGGAAGGTCGCTATCACGGTCGTTCCCAATCCCTTTCTGGATTCCACCTGGAAGGAGCCGGCGCACGCCTCTGTGGCCGCCGCAAGCGCTTTGAGATCAGGCCTCAGGCGGCGGGATCTCAACCTTCTGCCGTTATCCGAGATGCGTATGGTCAATTTATCGGAGGGGAGATCCTCTATCAAGGACAGCCTGATCCGTGTTGCCCCCGCTTCGATGGAGTTCTGAGCGATATCCAGTATATGCAGGGCCAGCTCCTCCATGACGAAAGGCTAATCCAACGTATCCAGTATCTGGGCCATCCTTTCAGGCGTGAGTCTGCCGACCACGTTTCCGTCTATCATGGCCACGGGCGAAAGGCCACATGAGCCGAGACAGTAGACAACCTCAAAGGTGAGCTTCAGATCCTCAGTGGTTTCACCCGGATTCACGCCCATCTTCTCCCTAATCATGCGCATTATCCGAGGAGCTCCTCTGACATGACAGGCCGTCCCGTCGCAGACCTGGATCAGGTGTCTTCCTCTCGGCATGAGATGAAACTGTGAATAGAAGGTGGCAACGCCGTAGACCCTGTTATATGGAAGCGAAAGCCTCTCAGCGACCCTCTTCAGGACAGGTCGCGGCAGATATCCATACTCCTTCTGCGCCCTCTGGAGGATAGGGATCAATCCCAAACCCTCGCTTTTCGCCTCATCTATCGCCCTATCCAACGGCGCAAGGTCGATCTCTTCGTTCACGTTAGCTATGCTCTGCGCCATACCTCTTGCTCCTTTAAGGGGGAAGTTCACTTTAATAGATTATACCAGTTAAAATCCGAATTTGTCAACGTAGGGGTCAGGACTGGGTGTATGAAAATTTTGTAGGTAAGAGGGGGTAGACAAAGAGGTTGGATGAATATAAAATAACCTCCAAACTCAAAAGAGCTTGGAAGTGAAAAGATGAATAAAGATCTTGGATCACTTATAACACAAATCGGGATGGTTCATAGTTATGGTAACAGATTACAGAGAACCTGAGAT from Candidatus Poribacteria bacterium encodes the following:
- the nuoE gene encoding NADH-quinone oxidoreductase subunit NuoE, which translates into the protein MAQSIANVNEEIDLAPLDRAIDEAKSEGLGLIPILQRAQKEYGYLPRPVLKRVAERLSLPYNRVYGVATFYSQFHLMPRGRHLIQVCDGTACHVRGAPRIMRMIREKMGVNPGETTEDLKLTFEVVYCLGSCGLSPVAMIDGNVVGRLTPERMAQILDTLD